Genomic segment of Candidatus Baltobacteraceae bacterium:
GCTTATACCGTTCTTGATCTCGCGCTGCGGTTTGGTCGCGCCGTTAGAGTAGACTGCGACGACGTTGAGATTCGTATCGGCAACGTACAGAGTATCCTTTGCATCGAGCGCCAACGACTGCGGATCGCTGACACCGACGGCGATCTTCGCTACGATGCCGGTGCTCCCGTGAGCAAAGACCACGACGCGCGAACCGACTCCGCCGTATGGTCCGGAACTGCGACCGACGTAAACGTCGTCGGCGGTATCGAACGCGACGGAGATCGGATAGAAGCTCTTGAGTGCGCGCAGCAGCGTGCTCGAGCCCGGGGCATACACGCCGACGCTGAAGTATCCGTTAGCGACGTAGAGATTGTCGGCCGAATCGACCGCAAGCGTACGCGGCACGCTTACTTTCTGCGTAATGGTGCGCGACGGCATCGTCGCTCCCGCCGGATACACGGGCACGCTGCCCTTACCGGCATCGTTAGCGACGTAGAGCGTTCCCGACGAATCGAACACCAGCGCCGACGGTCTAACTCCCACGATCTTTCGCAGAACCGAACCGCTGCCCGGCGCGTAGACCGTCACCGTCGAAGCGTTGGCCACGTAGAGATTGTTAAACGACGCGCTATGGCGAATTAAGGACGGGGCGGTCGCGCGCAGCGAGGGCATAGCTGGGAAGATCTGCTGCGCGGGCAAACCGGAACAGCCGGTCGCCGAAACGAGAGCCGCTGCTAAAAATGGATATCGACCCGTTCGCAAACGAAAAGCCGGCAGTCCCATGTCTACCGGCGTTTCGCATTCGCGCAAACACTACTGCACGAACCGGTTCTAAAGTCCCAATCTATGCGTGACTTTTAATCGACGCCTAACCCTTACTTACCGCTGCCCGGCGATCCGCGTTCCGCCACGAAGTCGTAAAGATGTCCGCGGTAGTCAGCGGTTCCGGAAATCGTATCGTCGGCCGAGATCGTGCCCTGGAACGACATCGAGCCTCCGATCTGCAGCGCAACGTGACCGTCTTGACGGTCGATCGTTCCGGTCACCGCAACGATGCGGTCGTTGAGCGGATCGGGCATGGCCGACATTCCGGTATACGTACCGTCGATGGAATCGTCGTGAATGTTGAGCCGCATCGATCCGAGATGTGGCATACCGGCAGGCCCGATAGCCGTCTGGAACGCGGCGACGTAAGCGAGGTTTGCACCCGATCCTCCGTACTGCGCTGCCGCCCAAGCGGGGGTCGTTACTCCGCCGAGCGCGGCAAACGCGAACGCGAGTGCGAAGGCGGGTGGAAGATTTCGTTTCATGACTCATATTATGATTCCGCCGCCTTTGACAACTCTGTGAGTTCGGCGGCCGCAGGTGATTCGGACTATCGTCGACGCATATGTCGGCCTTGGAGCGTAAAGAGTTTTCCGCTGCATTTCGCGAGTTCGTTCGTCAAAACGTCGCCTCGGTAGAGCAAGTAGACGTCCTCTTGCTGCTGCAGAGCGATCTGGCGCGCTGCTGGACGATTGCCGAACTGAGCACGGCGCTGTCGAGTTCGCACACCTCGATCGCGCGCCGGCTCGCGATTTTGTGCGCGCGCGGGCTGGTAGTGCGCGAGGACTCGGGTCAATTCCGATACGTTTCCGACGTCGCGCACGATGTGCTGGTGAGCGAGCTTCGGGGCGAGTACGCGTCGCGCCCAACCAGCGTCATCGGGCTCATTTACTCCAAGCGAACGTCCGCGCTCGAGAGCTTTTCGGACGCTTTCCTGTTAGGTGGTGACGACCGTGACCGCTAGCATCGTCTACATTCTTTGCATGCTCACAAGCGCCGCGTGCGCCGTGCTGCTCGCCCGCGCCTACGTTCGGTCGCGCGAACGCCTGCTGTTTTGGAGTTCGCTCTGCTTTGCCGGCTTGTGCGCCAACAATGCGATGCTTTTTATCGACGTCGTGCTGTTGCCTCAGGTCGATCTTTCCATCTGGCGTCTCGTGCCGGCGCTGCTGGGAATCGCCGCGCTCTGTTACGGTCTCATCATGGAGGCGGAGTAGTCGTGTACGGCCTCATATCCGGGGCGATCATGTTCGGCAGCTTTGTTGCCTCGTTGTTCTTCTATCGCTTCTGGCGCCGGACGCTCGACCGTCTCTTCGTATGGTTCGCCGTCGCCTTCCTGATACTCGGCGTGGAACGCCTGGTGCTCGCGATCACGCACGCGAGCGAGATCTCGTCGCCCGCGATCTATATCATGCGCCTGATCGCGTTTGGCCTGATCATCGCGGCCATCGTCGACAAGAACCGCCAGCGACCCTAAACCGAGGCCAACACTTCGCCGGCTCGAAGCCTCTATTACCGTGAAGATGGCTGACCGACAAGAGATCGCTCCCGCCGCCATCGAGGCGGCGCGTGCCGGACGTCCGGGTGCCGCGGATCGTCTCGTCGCCGAGGCGTGGCCGCACGCCTATCGGATCGCCTATGGGCTGCTGCGCGACCGCGATCTCGCGCAGGACGCCGCACAAGAGGCGTGTGCCGCGATCTTTACGCGGATCTCGCAGCTCCGTACGGCCGAAGCCTTTCGCGTTTGGCTCTATCGCATCGTCGTGCGCGAAGCGGCCCGGCTCGAACGCAAACGCGCGCTGTCCCACGTTTTGGGATTCGCTCCCGCGAGCGTCGACGACATCGCCGTCTCGACCCTGCGCGCAGATCTGCGATCCGCTCTCGGCAAACTCGCGCGACTGCAGCGGGCGGTCATCGTGCTTCGTTATTACGCCGGAATGAACAGCACCGAGATCGCCGCGGTGCTCGCGATTCCGGCCGGATCGGTGCGCTTTCATCTGGTCGAGGCGCGCCGCGCGCTCGAGCGGCTTCTCGACGAGCCGCGGTCGTCATCGCGCTTCTTGGAGGTGGCTCGTGTCGTTTGATCTGCGTCTGGCGCTCGGCGAGACCTTCGACGTCCCGGTGCCGCCCGTACCGGTCGCCGCGATTCGCGTACGTTCCGCCGCCGCGGCCACGCGCGAGACGACGCGTTGGCGGATGCTCGTCGCCGCGATTGCCTTGACGTCGGCCTTTACCCTGACGCTTGCGTGCGAACGATACGCTCCGGCACACGCGCGCGCTCCCATCGTCTCGGCGACTCCGTCGCCTCTCGTCACCTAACACCGTGCCTCCGTGGGTTCTCTTAGCCGGCATCGCGACGATCGCCGGGCTGGATCTCATTGCGCTCTCGGGCGGCGCGCTGACGATTCCGGCGCTCGTTGCGATCTTCGCGCTGCTCGTCGCCGGCATACATCGCCTGGAAAGCGCGCGCCTCCCACGCGTCGAGACGGCCGATTGGCCGGAGGAATCGACGCCAATGGTTTGGCCGCTCGATTACGCGATCGCCGGCGCGATCGGTGCCGGCAACTTCGCCTTGTCGTTTATCGGGTATTGGCGGCCCGACGGAGCCTCGTGCTGGACGCTCGGGCGGCTATCGCATTGCGGCATCTTTGACGAGCTCTACTTCGCGCGGGCCGGAGAAGAGTATCTGCTCAATCTCCGCATTTACGAGAACACGCATCCGCCGCTCTCCAAGCTGCTCGTCACGCTGTCGATGCTGCTCTTCGGCGGGATGCCCGGCGGCGACAACCCGCACGGCTGGCGTTTCCTCGACGTCGTCTTCGGCGCGCTGGCCGTGGTCGTGCTGTACGCATTTGCCAAGCGCGTTACCGGATCGACGCTCTTCGCTTCGATCGCGGCGATCCTGCTGTCACTCGACGGCATGCATTTCGTGCAGTCGCGCATCGCGACGCCCGAAGGCTTCGCCGTCGTCTTTGCGACGTTCGCGACCTATGCGTTCTACCGCTTCGTGATGGAGGTACAGGCCGGCGGTGCATCGCGACTGTGGCTGGTGCTCTTTTCGATCGCACTCGGTTGCCTCGTGAGCACCAAGTGGTACGGGGTCATGGGCTTCGGCGTAAGCTTCGTCGTTCTCGCCGGGCTCTATTTGCGCCGCCCGCATAGTTTTCGGCTCGCCCGTACCCTTGCTGCCATCGTTTGCGTCAGCGCCGCCGTCTACACGTTTTCGTGGGTGCCGGATCTGGTCAGGAACTCGCCGGATCCCAATGAGATCCACAGCTTCGGCGACGTCCTTAACCGGCAGAAGCAGATGTTCGACTACCACGACACCTTGCGCGCCACGCATCCGTACTCGTCGAAATGGTGGGAATGGCCGCTCGACGACGTTCCGGTCGCCTATTTCTACGACGACCGCCGCACGAACAAACAAGACCCTAACGGCTGCTGCGTACTCGAGATTACGTCGCTGCCGAATCCGGTCGTCCTCTGGTTTGGGCTGTTCTCGGTACCGTTCGTAGGGTGGCTAGCAATTGCTCGACGAAACATCGGCTGTTCCCTCATCGTGTTGACGTATCTCATGCAATGGCTGCCGTGGATGGGATCGCCGCGCATTACGTTCGCCTATCATTTTTATGACGACATTCCATTGATTTGCTTGTGCAACGCGATCGCGCTGCAGAACGTGCGACGGCTTTCCGGCCTCGTTTCGGCGGCCTATGTCGCTCTGGCCGGCATCGCGTTCGTCTTTTTCTATCCCATCCTCTCGGCCCATGCGGTCACCTGGAACGCCTGGCACGCGCGCATGTGGCTTCCGACGTGGATTATCGGCCCCGGCTGACGCTGTGCGCGCGCTCGCGATCGATGAGCGCGCGCTTGCGCTCTAAGCCCCAGCGATAGCCGCCGAGCTCGCCGGTACCGCGAATGACGCGATGACACGGAATCACCACCGCGACGGGATTGCTCGCGCACGCTCCGGCCACGGCGCGCGCGCCGTTGGGCGAACCGATCGCATCGGCAACCTCGGCGTACGATTGCACTTCGCCATACGGAATCGACTGCAGATATTTCCAGACGCGCATTTGAAATGCGGTCGCGCGAATGTCCAACGGCAAGTCGAGGTGCGGCTGATCGCCGGCGACGTGGCGCGCGATGGCTTGGACCCACTGCGCGAACGCGGGGTGCGGTGGCGTTTGCATCGGGGTGACGTCGGCGTTGCGATACTCCGCGCGCAGCCGTTCGATCAGCTCGTCTTCGGAGTCGCCGAACTGCACGAAGCAAATCCCGCGATCCGTCGCGCCGATCATCATGAGACCGGCCGGCGTCCGCAACGGCGCGTACGAGATAGCAACGCCTTCACCGGCCCGCCGGTACTGCGCCGGCGTCATGCCCAACCGGGAGATCGCCTGCTCGTAGACGCGGCTCGCCGAACCGTAGCCCGCATCGTAGACTGCCGCGTCGACGGGTTTAGCTTGCGCCAAGCCCCGCTTGAGTTCGGCGAATCGTATCCCGGCGAGATATTGTTTGGGGGTGACGCCGACGACGGCTTTGAAGCTGCGGGCGAAGTGATAGCGGCTCATCGCAGCCATCGAGGCAAGCCGGTCGAGGGTGAGGGGTTCCTCGCTGTGGGTCTCGATGTACCGGCAAATTTTCCTGATCCGCTCAGGAACTGACGAGGGTGTCTGCTGTACCATGGGTATCACTCTAACGGCCGGCAAGCGGGCCAGCCATCCGAAAGTTGCCGCCGGTTGGGGTCGCCAGGCCCGACCGGGACGTTAGAAGAAAGCGTAACTTCTTCCCTTATGAGGCGATTGCTCGGGATATTTGCCCTTTTGAGCCTGCTCTACGGCTGTAGCGGTGCGGGGTATCTCCCCTATGCGCCGCACGCGCTCGATCCGTCCCAGATCCACGGTCTGGTCGCCGGCGCCTCTGAGTCCAACGGCGTTCCCGAGGGCCTGGTCCACGCCGTCCTGATGGCGGAATCGGCCGGGGATCCGTCGGCGGTGAGCACGGCCGGAGCGCAGGGGCTCATGCAGCTCATGCCCGGGACCTCTGCGGGGTGCGGCATCGCCAATCCGTTCGACCCGGTCGAGAACGTTCAGTGCGGCGCGGGATATCTGGGCGCCATGCTCCGCCGGTACCATAACAACGTCACGCTAGCGGTCGCCGCCTACAACGCCGGTCCTGGCGCGGTGGACCGTTACCACGGCGTTCCGCCGTACGCCGAAACTCGTGCGTACGTCACCCGCGTGTTGACGGCGTACCGAGACTACTAACTCCTTCGCTTTAATGGCGACGCTCACACACCGGCAGCCGCTTCCTCGCGTCCGCGCTGCTCTACCGCGCTTGCCCATTCTCGACGCCTATCTGCTGCGCGAAATGCTCGGCCCGTTTCTCTTTGCGTTTTCGGCGTTCTTGCTGTTCTGGGCGTTGAACATCTTCTTTCTCGCGGCCGACTACATCATCAACCAGCACGCGCCGTTCTTCCTCGTGCTGCGATTCGTCATCTTTCGCGTTCCGCAGGCCATTCCGATGGCGTTTCCGTTCGCGTGCTTGTTCGCCGCGCTGCTGGCGATGGGTCGTGTGATGGGCGACAACGAGGTCACGGCGATGCGAACCGCGGGCATTTCGGTCGTGC
This window contains:
- a CDS encoding DUF5985 family protein; its protein translation is MYGLISGAIMFGSFVASLFFYRFWRRTLDRLFVWFAVAFLILGVERLVLAITHASEISSPAIYIMRLIAFGLIIAAIVDKNRQRP
- a CDS encoding phospholipid carrier-dependent glycosyltransferase, with translation MPPWVLLAGIATIAGLDLIALSGGALTIPALVAIFALLVAGIHRLESARLPRVETADWPEESTPMVWPLDYAIAGAIGAGNFALSFIGYWRPDGASCWTLGRLSHCGIFDELYFARAGEEYLLNLRIYENTHPPLSKLLVTLSMLLFGGMPGGDNPHGWRFLDVVFGALAVVVLYAFAKRVTGSTLFASIAAILLSLDGMHFVQSRIATPEGFAVVFATFATYAFYRFVMEVQAGGASRLWLVLFSIALGCLVSTKWYGVMGFGVSFVVLAGLYLRRPHSFRLARTLAAIVCVSAAVYTFSWVPDLVRNSPDPNEIHSFGDVLNRQKQMFDYHDTLRATHPYSSKWWEWPLDDVPVAYFYDDRRTNKQDPNGCCVLEITSLPNPVVLWFGLFSVPFVGWLAIARRNIGCSLIVLTYLMQWLPWMGSPRITFAYHFYDDIPLICLCNAIALQNVRRLSGLVSAAYVALAGIAFVFFYPILSAHAVTWNAWHARMWLPTWIIGPG
- a CDS encoding methylated-DNA--[protein]-cysteine S-methyltransferase yields the protein MVQQTPSSVPERIRKICRYIETHSEEPLTLDRLASMAAMSRYHFARSFKAVVGVTPKQYLAGIRFAELKRGLAQAKPVDAAVYDAGYGSASRVYEQAISRLGMTPAQYRRAGEGVAISYAPLRTPAGLMMIGATDRGICFVQFGDSEDELIERLRAEYRNADVTPMQTPPHPAFAQWVQAIARHVAGDQPHLDLPLDIRATAFQMRVWKYLQSIPYGEVQSYAEVADAIGSPNGARAVAGACASNPVAVVIPCHRVIRGTGELGGYRWGLERKRALIDRERAHSVSRGR
- a CDS encoding sigma-70 family RNA polymerase sigma factor, producing MADRQEIAPAAIEAARAGRPGAADRLVAEAWPHAYRIAYGLLRDRDLAQDAAQEACAAIFTRISQLRTAEAFRVWLYRIVVREAARLERKRALSHVLGFAPASVDDIAVSTLRADLRSALGKLARLQRAVIVLRYYAGMNSTEIAAVLAIPAGSVRFHLVEARRALERLLDEPRSSSRFLEVARVV
- a CDS encoding DUF5985 family protein encodes the protein MTASIVYILCMLTSAACAVLLARAYVRSRERLLFWSSLCFAGLCANNAMLFIDVVLLPQVDLSIWRLVPALLGIAALCYGLIMEAE
- a CDS encoding lytic transglycosylase domain-containing protein, which encodes MRRLLGIFALLSLLYGCSGAGYLPYAPHALDPSQIHGLVAGASESNGVPEGLVHAVLMAESAGDPSAVSTAGAQGLMQLMPGTSAGCGIANPFDPVENVQCGAGYLGAMLRRYHNNVTLAVAAYNAGPGAVDRYHGVPPYAETRAYVTRVLTAYRDY